From Coffea arabica cultivar ET-39 chromosome 10e, Coffea Arabica ET-39 HiFi, whole genome shotgun sequence, one genomic window encodes:
- the LOC113710966 gene encoding uncharacterized protein, with protein sequence MALWISRRAFRSWNGAFSSALGFSSGLSCQRAVRQSVFSVELSALQKNELLIAACRGFSTSILTPGSCEDAFPSDLLSRKRVFPPERTVGLCQDLVIPVTNFSNEDKGLMVLAGDVFDVPIRKDIVHRVVRWQLAKRQQGTHSTKTISEVSGTGRKPWRQKGTGRARHGTLRGPQFRGGATMHGPKPRSHAIKLNKKVRRLGLKIALSARAAEGKLMVFEDLEIPSHKTKNVVSYYNLMVDTKKLLLVDGDAINEKLKLATQNIHYVNVLPSIGLNVYSILLHDTLVMSRDAVNRIVERMHTPINR encoded by the exons ATGGCACTTTGGATTTCAAGAAGGGCTTTTCGTTCTTGGAATGGTGCATTTTCTTCGGCACTTGGTTTTTCTAGTG GCTTGAGCTGTCAGCGGGCTGTTAGGCAAAGTGTGTTTTCTGTTGAATTATCTGCTCTTCAAAAG AATGAGTTACTTATCGCTGCTTGTCGAGGGTTTTCAACTTCTATCTTAACTCCTGGATCATGTGAAGATGCATTTCCCTCAGATTTGTTGTCCAGAAAACGGGTTTTCCCCCCTGAGCGCACAGTTG GACTTTGTCAGGACCTGGTGATTCCGGTCACAAACTTTTCCAATGAAGATAAAGGCTTGATGGTTTTGGCTGGCGATGTTTTTGATGTTCCAATTAGGAAAGATATTGTCCATCGTGTTGTAAGGTGGCAGCTTGCAAAACGACAGCAG GGAACTCATTCAACCAAAACCATTAGCGAGGTCAGTGGAACTGGTAGAAAACCATGGCGACAGAAGGGTACTGGTCGAGCGAGACATGGAACACTGCGAGGTCCTCAG TTCAGGGGTGGTGCAACTATGCATGGTCCCAAACCACGAAGTCATGCTATCAAGCTGAATAAGAAGGTCCGTCGACTGGGGCTAAAGATTGCATTGTCAGCTAGAGCAGCAGAAGGAAAG CTTATGGTTTTTGAGGATTTAGAGATCCCTTCACATAAGACAAAAAATGTTGTCAGCTATTATAATCTAATGGTGGATACCAAGAAACTTCTGCTGGTGGATGGAGATGCAATTAACGAAAAGCTGAAGCTTGCTACCCAAAATATACATTATGTCAATGTTCTTCCTTCAATT GGATTGAATGTCTATAGCATTTTGTTGCACGACACTCTAGTGATGTCTCGTGATGCCGTAAATAGGATAGTTGAAAGGATGCACACACCAATTAATCGCTAA